A segment of the Natrinema sp. SYSU A 869 genome:
TCGCACACTGCGCGAGTACCCAGCGCATCGCCGCCGATCCTTCTTTGCTAATGCCGCCACGAGTCTCGTGATCACTTGATTGGCGAACCGTCGGATTCAGTCCAGCATAGCTCACGAGTTGCTCGTGACTTGGAAACCGTTCGATTTCGCCGATCTCGGCGGTGAGCAACACCGCCGAGAACGGCCCAACGCCTGGAATCGTCTCTAGCAGCTTCGCCGCCTCGCTCTCTGTGGCGACCGCTTCGATTTTTCTATCCAACTCGGCGATCTTCTCGTCGTAGGTGTCGACCACGTCGAGATACGTCTCGACGATCACGCGATCCGTTTCTGCCAGCGAGAGTTCCGCGAGGAACTCTCGCCCGGTCGGGCCGAACAACGCACTCCGATACTGGTTGCCGGTGCGCTTGAGGACGGCCCGGACGCGGGATTTCACCCGCGTCCGGTCCTCGACGAGGGTCTTACGTGTACGAACGAGATCGCGTTGCTCGCGGATCTCCTTGGGCGGAACGTAGCTCTCAGCGACGAGGTTCGCTCGGAGCAGATGCGCGAGCATCTGCGCATCGATTTTGTCCGTTTTGACACTCGCTTCGGCGATCACGCGGGTTTTCTTCGGGTTGACAAGCGTAACGTCCATGTGCTCGTCAAGCGTCTCATAGATATGCCGGTAGAAGCCGGTCGCCTCAATGGCGACGGGCGACCCGGCGAACTCGCGAGCGAACTCGTCAAGGGCGCTGTCAGTAACGCGCCGTTCGTCGAGAATCGTTCCGTTGGACGCCATGACGGCCACCTGGGAGTGACCGTCATGGCAATCCATGCCGATGTATGGAGTCTCTGACTTCATGCTTTCACCAAGGGCTGTGTCGGGTGGCGCGAGCCAGATAGGCACCTATTCGCGCTCCTAGCGCAGTCGTTCCTATCCATGCAAGCGGGCCAGTCACCGCACCGTGTTCTATTCTGTGACACATGCTTACGGACGGCCTCAATCAGCCCCAATGTGGGTTCGCGCCGACAGGACTTAGCAGATTCTCATAAACACACCGCAGCCTATGAGGAGCGCAGCGAGGCGCGGGACTCGAGCGCGTCAGGGGCTTTCTCTTATTCGAATGTTCACGGAGCTCACTGAAGGTCGCCGCTGTCTAGCGATTCACAGCCCTCTGTCAAAGCTAGGGACGTCGTGCGGATTGGGACCCGCTCATCGCTATAGTAGCCACTGAAAGTCAATGCACACTCGATCGCATGACGGCTGTGCGATCGGCATGTAAATCGTTTCAGTTGTTAGTATAGTCATCACTCGAGAACCTCGACGTCGGGATGCTCTCCAGTTGGGCCGGCGACTGCTTTCGCACGCTCGAGTTCACGCAGCTCTTGTTGGATTTGTTATTCGATCGCATCATCAGCACTGTCTAGATAAGAGAAACCGCAATACGGGAAGGTGATGAAGTGACGGTATCGGCTGTAAATCACCATATTGGATCTGATATAGGGGACTCTGTTCCACGAGGAGCGACAATTCGGCTGCGTCAGCAAATTTCTCATAAGCAGTGACAATATCAGATCTCACCGGTAATGCTGTAGCAGGCTCTGAAACACTGCTATACGTCGAGACCGAGTAACTAGACAGTGCCTTAGCAAGCTTCTCCTCCCTATTCTGATAAATATCGGCTGGAAGTAGGAATGTCTGTCCCTGATAACTGATCTTCAAGACAAGAGATGTTCGGTCGATATTGCTCGAGGGGTCGGCTGGCAAGGGGGTTGAGAACCGTGATGTCGTAGCTATCTCCGTCTGGCGAGAGTTTATTCCCGTCGCCTCGCTCGATCCGAGTGGTGCTGATATCGTTGGCCGAGATAGCATCTCAAGCTCTTCTTAGGAGGTAGCATCGTTATTGATACCGGAGTGGTACACTTCTCCAACTGACACCTCATTAATGATTGCATCTGCACTACCGATGTGGTCAGTGTGGTTATGCGTGAGAACCATCGAATCGATCTCATTGACGCCTTCGCTGTCCAAGACGTCCAGAATTTGGTCACCCGCTCCTCGAGGACAGCGATAAGCACAGGTAATTCCGTTTTGGAGTGGTGAGTCAATTCTCATGCGTTCTCATAGGGTATATGAAGTAAAACCCCACTCCAAGCCCAATGCCTGCTCCAATAGCGTGAGCAAACACCAATCCATCTACCGTTTTGCCGAAAACAAACAACTGAACGAACAGTGAGGTAAGAACCCCAATAGCAAATCCAACGAGAGCCATTCGACGAGAAGACTCCTGAATAGTAGTCATATCGAACTCAAGAATCTCTTAGATAATAAATAGATGTATCATCCGGATCATCAGTAGCGTTTATATCGGAAAATTCGCACGTGTACTTACCAAGGACGCCGTAATATGGCCGTGTGAGAATAGTATTTTATTCGCCAACAGTCTCAACCTTGGATAGTAACTATCGACTCGTTCGTCAAACGCTTCAACGATATCTTCAGCGATTGATTCGACCTGACTGTCGGTTTCGATAGCGTCGGGAATCTCCTCGGTCAGGTGTATTTAGATAGCGAACTCAGCCTTGTCAATTCCCCGCTCTCAGCCTCATTTTCAATTTCGAGGAGATCCTCCTCGGCCTATTTAAGAGCCTGATTGCGGACGGCTAAACACGCCCTTCATTTGGAAAAATATAAATATGTAGTATACTTTGAATTAATAGCATGGCAAAAGATAGTTCGGATTTTACTCGTCGAGATGTCCTCAAACGACCGCTGTTGGTGGCGCAGGCTCTGCGGGACTGTTCGGTTTAAGCCAGTCTGTAGCTTCGGCGAAACAGAATCAAGCTTCGGCTCACCACAGCCAGTCCGGAAACGGAATCGAGGACGACCTGCTCGTCGAAAACGGGAAGATAGTGGGCTACGACGACGGCGAAGTCCAGATGAACGAGCCCAAGATCCTCGAGGGAGGTCAGGCCCGGAAGGAGGCCAAGGGTGCAATGCGCAACGAGGAGGTCCGGGCACTGCGAGACTGGTTCAAACAGCAGCAGCTGCGTCCGAACGTGAAGGGCGCCGCCGCGTTCGAGATCAGCTACGAAGGAGAGTACGAGGAGGTAAATCAGGGCAACCCGGTTATCGTCTTAATTCCGTACGCTCCGCGCGGAAAGGACGAGAAACGGGGCGGCCTCCTGCAGTTGTACATGGTCGACGACGGGCCCCAGCGCGTCGTGGGCGGCGTCACGGCCGTTTACAGCGAAGAGTTCGATGAAGGTGTCCACGCGAAGTACCTCGGACTGGACGGCGACGACGTGATCGTCACCCACGAAGAGACGCTCGCCAGCTCATTCTCCGCCTCTTGGAGCGTCAAGTGCGCGACCTGTGAAATTACCTTCGAGGCCATCTGCACCGGTACGTACGGCACAGTGGGGGTAGCTGGCTGCAGTACGATCTGCGCAGCGAGCGGTCCGGGCTGGCTGGCATGTACTCCCGTCTGCAGTACGATGGTGGTCGTCGGAACGTATTACATGTGTAACTTCGGAGCCAGCTACTTTTGCAGTAACATGGTCGACTTCTGTTGATCGGGTACGAAGACGCGTCCACGTACGCGGGTCTGGAAGCTCTCCTCCGCTGACACGCAGCAGGGGACAGCTTCGCAGTACTCGGAGCGGTCTACACCTCCGATCTGCCCTCGGGGAGGCAAGAATCGTCACGATGCGGCGCTCGATACCCCGAGCCACGGGTACTCCCGGTGCGAGAGAAGCAGCGGCGGCCGCACGGCGAGGGGACGTTCT
Coding sequences within it:
- a CDS encoding IS110 family transposase: MKSETPYIGMDCHDGHSQVAVMASNGTILDERRVTDSALDEFAREFAGSPVAIEATGFYRHIYETLDEHMDVTLVNPKKTRVIAEASVKTDKIDAQMLAHLLRANLVAESYVPPKEIREQRDLVRTRKTLVEDRTRVKSRVRAVLKRTGNQYRSALFGPTGREFLAELSLAETDRVIVETYLDVVDTYDEKIAELDRKIEAVATESEAAKLLETIPGVGPFSAVLLTAEIGEIERFPSHEQLVSYAGLNPTVRQSSDHETRGGISKEGSAAMRWVLAQCANTAITCGNEYLAGFYERLKRRKNHQIAIVATARKLLVSVYYMLTREEEYAPPVS